One Dictyoglomus thermophilum H-6-12 DNA window includes the following coding sequences:
- a CDS encoding PSP1 domain-containing protein, whose product MMTEEKENIENIYVVGIRLRSLKVYYFSTTDPNLKVGDVVIVKTVQGVEAGKVVIPPFVPSENFEPPSPLKPILRKATEEDLQKIKEYREKEKEILQFAQEKAKILGLPMKMLACEINFDYSKITIHFASEERVDFRELVKELAGQYKTRIELHQVGVRDEVRYLGGIGICGREVCCHLYLQDFESISVKMAKEQGLALNPLKISGICGRLMCCLSYEYKTYQEIKASLPPKGTVVETKQGKGIVVDHHVPLNKLVVEFDEERRELISLDEVEKIYKKEDKEGEKDKVLEKILKMLEEEED is encoded by the coding sequence ATGATGACTGAAGAAAAGGAAAATATAGAGAATATATATGTGGTAGGTATAAGGTTAAGAAGTTTAAAGGTTTATTACTTTTCAACCACAGACCCTAATCTAAAAGTTGGAGATGTGGTGATAGTGAAGACTGTTCAAGGAGTTGAAGCAGGTAAGGTTGTAATTCCTCCTTTTGTTCCTTCTGAGAATTTTGAACCTCCTTCTCCTTTAAAGCCTATTTTAAGAAAGGCCACAGAAGAGGATTTGCAGAAAATAAAAGAGTATAGGGAAAAGGAGAAAGAAATTCTCCAGTTTGCACAAGAAAAGGCTAAAATATTAGGACTACCTATGAAAATGCTTGCTTGTGAGATTAATTTTGATTATAGTAAAATTACCATACATTTTGCCTCTGAGGAAAGGGTTGACTTTAGAGAATTAGTAAAAGAGCTTGCAGGTCAATATAAAACAAGAATTGAATTGCATCAAGTAGGGGTAAGAGATGAGGTAAGGTATCTTGGCGGAATTGGGATTTGTGGGAGGGAAGTATGCTGTCATCTTTATCTTCAGGATTTTGAGTCTATTTCGGTGAAGATGGCAAAAGAACAAGGACTTGCTTTAAATCCATTGAAAATTTCTGGTATTTGTGGAAGATTAATGTGCTGTTTATCCTATGAATATAAGACTTACCAAGAGATAAAAGCGAGCTTACCTCCTAAGGGTACTGTTGTTGAGACAAAACAGGGTAAAGGTATAGTTGTAGATCATCATGTACCCTTAAATAAATTGGTGGTAGAATTCGATGAAGAAAGAAGAGAGTTAATTTCTTTGGATGAAGTTGAGAAGATATACAAAAAAGAAGATAAAGAGGGAGAAAAAGATAAAGTTCTTGAAAAAATACTTAAGATGTTAGAAGAGGAAGAAGATTAG